Part of the Patagioenas fasciata isolate bPatFas1 chromosome 29, bPatFas1.hap1, whole genome shotgun sequence genome, gcacttgcaatgagcctgaccaaggcagttgagatgaatctcactgagccagtggggtttgttcctggagtcacacacagaaatgtcaggttctgtcaggtgtccacatctgaggtgacctcatggactccttatgctcccagggatgctcagaggcagagtctgtcccttttacacacagaggcaggaatcacagtgtatttctggcttcctgttgccaatcCCAaaagatgggagacacctcagcccagtggtgtgtcacctgctctgcactcatctgggatgtcccacgtcatgaggaatggacacggggacctcatttcaaagaagaagatcccagtgggtgtttTCCCATGGGCTGTTGCTCCCAATATTAAGTGACCTCAGGCccatgtctgtgccacaggccttcatggaacccccaggaatagctgacggtgtttgtgctcactcgtgttcatctcacctcacatacatgatgtgcatgctcacatctcatctgtacaaaggaaacattggactgctgaactactcattcattgtccatccatggagggaagaacaacctctgtgggtgagaggccagggctggaaatggaggttgtgaggggccagtgcatggtgattgccctgaggctccttctgaggggtgtccagtgcgcaggggctcagcccagcccctgctctgctggtcctgcaggtctctggcaggaggcctggctgtgagaggacactgctgtaccagccctgcacacacacactgttcagatgtacaatggggtttgaatCTATGAGCcagtttcttgggcatgttcttgagagaatctctgtaagaagacctaaatcttcccatcctgcccataggagatcacctttcaatctggaaaggctgttttgaggccagctctgtcacagcagtgcccattgccggtccctgcctgcgctcacagcactgacacacagcaggacggggaccaagctgccagagcactcaggccttgcaccaacacaagggatgagaaggagagtgtgggactggaaccagaacagctctggaagaccaagcgctggtgctccctggcagggctgccaggctggactcttttcccctccacccatgcacacagaactgtccctgcagctccgaaaggccttgcaggaaggatatagtgaaaaacaagtcactaaagagccctttagtttgttcaaagacaaggagagcactgcttctcatttacacagccagtggttataaaagaaaagcagacagtggattAGACAacattatcaaaataaaaaaaaaaaaaactaccaacaacaacagaaaatccagatgacaggttgAGCCTTTAATTAGCTAAATTAAAACTCTGTAGAAGCAGATGGgtagtttattgcttcagaaaacactaagatatgaatttccacagggcatccttgaggtcctggttcctcacgctgtagatgagggggttcactgctggaggcaccaccgagtacagaacagacaccaccagatccaaccatggagaagaaatggaggggggcttcaggtaggcaaacatgcaagTGCTAACAAACAGGGAGAGCATGGCCagatgagggaggcaggtggaaaaggctttgtgccgtccctgctcagaggggatcctcagcacagccctgaagatctgcacgtaggacaccacaatgaacacaaaacatccaaacacTAAGCAGGCACTAATCATGATaaacccagcttccctgaggtaggagtgtgagcaggagagcttgaggatctgggggatttcacagaagaactggtccacagcattgcccttgcatagtggcagtgaaaatgtattggccgtgtgcagcagagaatagagaaacccagtggcccaggcagctgctgccatgtggacacaagctctgctgcccaggagggtcctgtagtgcaggggtttgcagatggcaacgtagcggtcgtaggacatgatggtgagaagaaaaaactctgctgctatcaaaaagacaaagaaaaagagctgggcagtgcatcctgtgtaggagatagacctggtgtcccacagggagtttgccatggatttaggcacagtggtggagatggagcccaggtcaaggagggcgaggttgagcaggaagaagtacatgggggtgtggaggtgctggtcccaggctatggtggtgatgatgaggccgttgcccaggagggcagccaggtagatgcccaggaagagccagaagtgcaagagctgcagctcccgtgtgtctgtgaatgccaggaggaggaactgggtgatggagctgctgttggacatttgctgcctctgggcatgaggacctgtgcaaggagaaaatgacagtgacaagttaggggagacttctctgaggcaaataaacaggctgtttctcatggaaaaccccctccctgatggagggatgtgagCAGCCCGGACCCACACAACACCCTCCAAccgcacaagctccctgcctgccctgccaggggttgcttcttccccccacagctgctgccatgggatctccccgggcaggctgagcgctgaccctggcaggcggcagagtccctgccccagcacagccctggggtgcagggaccctgctctgcaggacagccctgggcacccctgggtgtacaacttgcttctcagattttcaaagctgctgaaaaagatccctgccctgacagatcccagcagctgtgcctgtgccagttttaggagatgcctccaggagctacagctgcattgccctgcacccagagacttaccatggcaagggctgcaaaggtttctcctccagtgagctctcagtcatcctcccaatcctgaccacctttaatctctctctgccttgctcgtctccctgagatccccaggcagagccctcagccctgctgcgtgtgcagaggagctgctcctgggcagaggtgtctctctgcagcgctgccgcttgccaggagctccctgtgtcccaggagcccagcccagctcagcagcacaggagcagcccaaggcgctttaatgacccctctggtgggtttggtgctgagcccatgaactttagaccctgaggagaagctgaagaaacttctcaagaagtcaaagtcaaattcaaactccaaagtttcttgtaaagctaatggatcccattggggaacactactgaggaactgtccccagggtcggttagagcagaaaactggaggcagagatgacaggtcaggtagagcaaagcaaaggtctgttggaaagtaaaatgtgggaaagcaagatgtgcggttccaaccacctggatgataaaggaagatcaatactaacatgatcatccagatggtcgaagacataatagtaacatagtaaaatataaaggtccttggacagattactttgaagtacgtttctcgtaactgtaaaaagttatagcccagactcgtgagaatgggatCTCGGGCccgataaccgcccccaagtgcatgggatgtgtgaatgtccttgggtctggtctgtgaatgagtggaaaaacaagtgagacaaatatcacttgagtttagtgtgttcttaataacaattagtggaaaaacacctttttgtaaacatcttagtccatgcctgtatctgtaaatcctataaattgtcaatggtgaataaagcaagcagcctaatcctaggcctaggtcagctctctgcttggccaggctctgcgctccttcctgaacaagacctctgcctctgcatgaatttctgtctgcgtcccggtatgtgTCGATCCTAATTGCcgcaaaggtctctctgatgctgagtaaacctggatgtgtttcattaaccaaggaGCCAAGCCCAGacctccagcccctgggaagtcagatctgtccctcacatgttgcccagggcccttcctgggacagtgtgatgtggggctgtgcaaggccaagggcaggactacggtcccacacctcccaggttcctggttggggacaaggaggccatgaggcccctgtgctggaaggacaaggtgtctcctcacaggcatcagaggtgcagacaacagccatagccaaggggagaaggagctcatgtctgttggggctttcagcctctttacgtcccttgatcatctccaccacagcctgtcctgtgctgtggcatcccctgcacctctttccctgcaggctgcagacatcccccctgctgccccaccttgctcttgtctgagcatcttccttcctttgctgagctctctgcatcctccccagctgttccttgggctgatgcagactccctctgctgacctgctccaccacagcactgcccttccagtcacattcctttctgctcatgtccaacctggacctccccagctgcaatctgtgccattatttctttctcatgctttcccactatgaagaaaacctccaccatgtctgaaaccacccttcaagcactctcaggctactcctgcactcctgcagcctccccagcgctgctgggccaaagcagcccaggtccctcagcatcccacaccatgtgcacaaggtcctgaacctgccttggcagagccctgcactctccagttcctccctgcttctccaaactgggaagccgcacactggcacacccccgtgtgtgtggggtcacaccagtgctgaaccgaatgggatgagaactccaggtgtctgggtccccacgctcctcctcatgcagccccgtgtgcagctgccttgttcatggtgagcgtgcaccacgggctggtgtggggaccttggagtgcccagcccCTTCTCCTCCGAGTCACTGCTCAGTGCATCAGGTCCtgatctgtcctgatggatgaggttgttctcctgccctgatacagaactggtcacttccccTTATCAAACCTTAACCTGGATGAAGCCCAGATTTCCGCAAAATTgctcttctccctggactgaagctccatttgctcagctgttaatgtttgcaaacagagagctTATCCTGATGAGTGTGTCTCTCCCgagataacagcatgaggagttacaggacactacaaatagcccctcctggagaaactgtggggccTCGGGTATCTGGTACTCATAATGCCGGAGGTCTGGAGTTAGAGGGGAAGTTTCCCTTCATATggtagagcagcaggaatgtgtggagctccgcctggggacagacaatgtcagctgaaggttgaggagtcagcatgagagggcagaacaacatgggcagtgttgtggtgactgaacatcagctactgactcattgatgaggaagaggaatgagatgaggcctccttcagacaaatgaaagaagcctcatgtttccagggccgtgtcctcctggcagacctgagatatcccaatatctgaaaggtaccatcatccaggaggggttggagctcattgacaacatcttcctgacacgggtgactgaggagtcagtggggtgaggtgccccgtgggacttcacacttacaaaccacaaagagttggtcaggatggaacagtcagggattggaaagtggagctgaggctcctggaagatgataacaaggcaaagagcaggatttcaggagagcaagctttggcctgctgagggacctgcttgggtcctatgggatatgaccttggtgtctgcagtgcttttctctcacatttcctccctcctctgtcccgcctgctcttctgcagcattttttaccctttctcaaatacaatatcctagaggtactgccagcatcactgagtggctcagatttggcaaggagtgggtccatcttggagcaactgtaatcggctctgtctgacattggtcaaactcctgttgtcctctcagagaggtgacaactgtagtacactcacactca contains:
- the LOC139825858 gene encoding olfactory receptor 14J1-like — encoded protein: MSNSSSITQFLLLAFTDTRELQLLHFWLFLGIYLAALLGNGLIITTIAWDQHLHTPMYFFLLNLALLDLGSISTTVPKSMANSLWDTRSISYTGCTAQLFFFVFLIAAEFFLLTIMSYDRYVAICKPLHYRTLLGSRACVHMAAAAWATGFLYSLLHTANTFSLPLCKGNAVDQFFCEIPQILKLSCSHSYLREAGFIMISACLVFGCFVFIVVSYVQIFRAVLRIPSEQGRHKAFSTCLPHLAMLSLFVSTCMFAYLKPPSISSPWLDLVVSVLYSVVPPAVNPLIYSVRNQDLKDALWKFIS